From the Saccharomonospora marina XMU15 genome, the window GCAGCAGCCTGGCGTCCACCCGACCATCTCCCGGCCGAACGACGCTCGCACTACTACATCGACCTCGCTCGGGCCCAGCTTCGCCTCGGCCACCATGAGGACGCCCAGCTTGGCCTGGAAGCCGCCCGCCGGATTGCCCCGCAGCACGTCCGCGAACACCCCCAGGTTCGGCAGACGCTGTCGGCTCTGCTGCGAACCCACAAGTCACCCGACGACCGCCTGCTGCAGCTGGCCGCCTGGGCTCGCGCGTGTTGACCGCTACCGGGCTATCGATCAAGCAGAAGTGTGGGTAGCTCGGCAAGCGAGTCGATCACCCAATCGGCGTTCTCCCTGACCACGGGGTCGTCGGCCCAGAGATACCCCCACGGGCCACGCCGGATCAACGCGACGCGGAGACCGGTCGCCTTGGCAGGCAGCACGTCGTTGTCACGGTGATCACCGACATACACGATCTGATCAGCCCGACCGGGCGCGACGTCAACCACGCGCTCGAAGAAACCGGGGTTCGGCTTCGCCACACCCCATTCGCCAGACGTGCCGACGTAATCCACGGGCAAATTTAATGCCCGCAACAGCTCGCCAGCCCGCGGAGTCTGGTTGCCTGCGACACCCACCCACAAGCCTGAAGCGCGGAGGACCGCCAAACTGGGCCGCACATCCGGGTACAGATCGCTGTCGTCGATCTGCTCTCCACACCCGGCCTCCTCCCGCAACTGCCGCTCACGAACCAGGTCAAAGCCAGGGCGAAAATACTCGAACGTCTCGACATTGTCCCGGCCCGCCGCCGTCACAGCACCGAGCACAGTCGAGAAGGTATGCGGAGACACCCCCATCCAGTCGGCCCACGCACGCCACTCGCGTGAATCGTCCAGCAGCGTCTCACCCACGTCGAACACCACCG encodes:
- a CDS encoding HAD family hydrolase produces the protein MVSAVVFDVGETLLDDSREWRAWADWMGVSPHTFSTVLGAVTAAGRDNVETFEYFRPGFDLVRERQLREEAGCGEQIDDSDLYPDVRPSLAVLRASGLWVGVAGNQTPRAGELLRALNLPVDYVGTSGEWGVAKPNPGFFERVVDVAPGRADQIVYVGDHRDNDVLPAKATGLRVALIRRGPWGYLWADDPVVRENADWVIDSLAELPTLLLDR